Proteins encoded by one window of Akkermansia muciniphila ATCC BAA-835:
- a CDS encoding carbohydrate porin yields MRHAILPSMCAVAVAASCSPTLAQQAAPAAAASPAYLNTERGLRVKTLEGREISPSLMKGMRPEEQITKRTPGVPTRPSVLLQHEGGTSAPGLEWFAARPLKMMPYLDSSYVFGNTCAEPNAWIREDMISTGAQKLKTALSRYGITYSAQFGFNYTGLTGGGLNGKTDFPSYNGSLLTNITIFRNHSTGSGLYLASEFDFGNGFDFNEGSKGPKTTLGSLQNPTSSFQGPAPHLSNLSLAWVGAGGKLLLMAGQLDTTNYMDHNAYANSHNNNLTNSVFGNNPVLPLTDNSLGFHFAWQPTTSFYVMGATAANNMAQNHNPFRNLNSDNWTNVLEFGYVAEDFCSMGPGVYRLQPFFTTSNGENGGGVAVNFQQQLGRSSHLGWFFRGGWASDDAATLTGVRCAATTGLVLLSPFRGKGASNDGYLGLGFLWQQGAKKNGPYVNRNEYGIELTYVAQVTPTMTLQPDIQLVKNPVNGRRGQTAVVFQIQNVWSW; encoded by the coding sequence ATGAGACATGCCATTCTTCCCTCCATGTGCGCTGTTGCCGTCGCAGCCTCCTGCAGTCCCACCCTTGCCCAACAGGCGGCTCCCGCTGCGGCGGCTTCCCCTGCTTACCTGAACACGGAACGCGGTCTGCGCGTGAAAACTCTGGAAGGCAGGGAAATAAGCCCCAGCCTGATGAAAGGAATGCGCCCGGAAGAACAAATCACCAAAAGGACGCCCGGCGTTCCCACCAGGCCCAGCGTACTGCTTCAGCATGAAGGCGGAACTTCCGCTCCCGGCCTGGAATGGTTTGCGGCCAGGCCCCTTAAAATGATGCCGTACCTGGACAGTTCCTACGTTTTCGGCAATACCTGTGCGGAACCGAACGCCTGGATACGCGAAGACATGATTTCCACCGGAGCGCAAAAGCTCAAGACCGCTCTCTCCAGATACGGCATTACTTATTCCGCCCAGTTCGGATTCAACTACACGGGGCTGACGGGCGGCGGCCTGAACGGAAAAACGGATTTCCCCTCCTACAATGGTTCCCTGCTGACCAATATCACCATCTTCCGCAATCATTCCACGGGCAGCGGCCTGTACCTGGCCTCCGAGTTCGACTTCGGCAACGGCTTTGACTTCAATGAAGGCAGTAAAGGCCCCAAAACCACGCTGGGCTCCCTCCAGAACCCCACCAGCTCCTTCCAGGGCCCGGCCCCCCACCTGAGCAACCTGAGCCTGGCATGGGTGGGAGCGGGAGGAAAGCTTCTGCTGATGGCGGGCCAGCTGGACACCACCAACTACATGGACCACAACGCTTACGCCAATTCCCATAACAATAACCTCACCAACAGCGTTTTCGGCAATAATCCCGTACTCCCCCTGACTGATAATTCCCTGGGATTCCATTTCGCGTGGCAGCCAACCACCTCCTTTTACGTGATGGGAGCCACTGCCGCCAATAACATGGCTCAAAACCACAATCCTTTCCGGAACCTGAATTCCGACAATTGGACGAACGTGCTTGAATTCGGCTACGTGGCGGAAGATTTTTGCAGCATGGGCCCCGGCGTGTACCGCCTCCAGCCCTTTTTCACCACCAGCAACGGTGAAAACGGGGGCGGCGTGGCCGTAAACTTCCAGCAGCAGCTGGGCCGCAGCAGCCACTTGGGGTGGTTCTTCCGCGGCGGCTGGGCAAGCGATGACGCAGCCACGCTGACCGGCGTACGCTGCGCGGCCACCACAGGGCTGGTGCTTCTTTCCCCCTTCCGGGGAAAGGGCGCATCCAATGACGGATACCTGGGCCTCGGTTTCCTCTGGCAGCAGGGGGCTAAAAAGAACGGCCCGTACGTGAACAGGAATGAATACGGCATTGAATTGACGTATGTGGCCCAGGTGACGCCCACCATGACTCTCCAGCCTGATATTCAGCTTGTCAAGAATCCCGTCAACGGCCGCAGAGGGCAAACGGCGGTGGTTTTCCAGATCCAGAACGTCTGGTCCTGGTAA
- a CDS encoding hydrogenase small subunit, with the protein MKRIQQPSMQEAEQASLNHEILNTWRPGETLGEHMERRGVSRREFNKWCLKMISLMGVATVTGGISNAQEIADKMAALKRPVVIWLQLQECTGCLESTIRSYNEEIGDMVLSAVSMPYVELLMAPSGEAANQALEDAIREPHILVINGSVPVNDGGVYCTVAGDTVENMLRHCAENASHILAVGSCAYFGSIQAARPNPTGAVGIRDILTDRTVINVPGCPPIGDVITAVIMYILTFDRAPECDLESRPLMAYGTRIHNNCPRRAHFDAGQFVNVFDDENARECFCLYKVGCKGPDTFSPCPIVKWNGGVSFPIQSGHPCIGCTELYFFDRMTPFYKTLPNVNGFGVEASANIIGAVGVAGAGAAIAAHAVGSAIHYRKQHMKEEANVSLPAFGDAPGSPDKEIEE; encoded by the coding sequence ATGAAGCGCATTCAGCAACCTTCCATGCAGGAGGCGGAGCAGGCCTCCCTGAATCATGAGATTTTAAATACATGGCGTCCCGGGGAAACTCTGGGGGAACACATGGAGCGCCGCGGCGTCAGCCGGCGCGAATTCAACAAGTGGTGTCTGAAAATGATCTCCCTGATGGGCGTTGCCACTGTAACGGGCGGCATTTCCAACGCCCAGGAGATTGCGGACAAGATGGCCGCATTGAAACGTCCCGTAGTCATCTGGCTCCAGCTTCAGGAATGCACCGGATGCCTGGAAAGCACTATCCGCAGCTATAACGAGGAAATCGGGGACATGGTGCTTTCCGCCGTCTCCATGCCTTACGTGGAACTGCTGATGGCCCCTTCAGGAGAGGCCGCCAATCAGGCTCTGGAAGACGCGATCAGGGAGCCCCACATCCTCGTCATCAACGGTTCCGTTCCGGTCAATGACGGCGGGGTGTACTGCACCGTGGCCGGAGATACCGTGGAGAACATGCTGCGCCATTGCGCGGAAAACGCCTCTCATATCCTGGCCGTGGGTTCGTGCGCGTACTTCGGCTCCATCCAGGCCGCCCGTCCCAACCCCACCGGGGCCGTGGGCATCCGGGACATCCTGACGGACCGCACGGTCATCAACGTGCCCGGCTGCCCGCCCATCGGGGACGTGATTACGGCCGTCATCATGTACATCCTTACATTTGACCGCGCCCCGGAATGCGACCTGGAGTCGCGCCCGCTGATGGCATACGGCACCCGCATCCACAATAATTGCCCGCGCCGCGCCCATTTCGACGCCGGACAGTTCGTCAACGTGTTTGACGACGAGAACGCGCGGGAATGCTTCTGCCTGTACAAGGTGGGCTGCAAGGGCCCGGATACGTTCTCTCCCTGCCCCATCGTCAAATGGAATGGCGGCGTCAGCTTCCCCATCCAGTCCGGCCACCCGTGCATCGGCTGTACGGAGCTGTACTTCTTTGACCGCATGACTCCGTTTTACAAGACGCTGCCGAACGTGAACGGCTTCGGCGTGGAAGCCTCCGCCAACATCATCGGGGCTGTGGGCGTAGCCGGCGCCGGAGCGGCAATCGCCGCCCATGCCGTGGGCTCCGCCATTCATTACAGGAAGCAGCACATGAAGGAGGAAGCAAACGTCTCCCTGCCCGCCTTCGGGGACGCTCCCGGCTCGCCCGACAAGGAAATTGAAGAATAG
- a CDS encoding nickel-dependent hydrogenase large subunit: MSNYTSADVPESSRVVIDPVTRIEGHLRVEMEAGDGVIKNAWTSTTQYRGIEVIACKRDPRDVWAFVERICGVCTGTHAIAALAAVEDALQYPVPVQARLMRDLVSGALGIQDHVIHFYQLQAMDWVDVMSALKADPAETAAIAKSLSDWPLSSAAYFAGVQKKLKDSIAYGQYSIFTNGYWGHPAYKLPPEVNLLGVAHYLQALVWQRDMIKIHTILGGKNPHPNFLVGGMACAINMNNDQAINQFSLSYLKQLVQTCHDFIHKVYYPDIVAIAGFYKDYAHIGASNPNFFCTGAPSEINTGAPAGKGMIKPGVLLNGDYRNVLPFDQDKIREFVTSSWYRYTEGRDAGLAPYDGETNADYNGPRPPYKWLSDHPQYTWVKAPRYDGHAMAVGPNARMMIGYAQGVPAIVERVDAACDKLGLPRDNAFMNSTLGRVYGRALDALINVDMMVDQLQEMTDRIRNGETSTFNPEKWEPETWPSSCKGVGWVEAPRGSLSHWVRIENGQTVNYQAVVPSTWNSSGRDAAGQMGPYEYSLAHTGKHPLVDPSRPVEPLRTIHSYDPCQSCAVHLFDEEGEAILTRQDP; encoded by the coding sequence ATGAGCAATTACACATCAGCGGACGTTCCGGAATCCAGCCGGGTGGTCATTGACCCGGTAACGCGCATCGAAGGCCACCTGCGGGTGGAAATGGAGGCCGGGGACGGCGTCATCAAAAATGCCTGGACGTCCACCACGCAGTACCGTGGCATTGAGGTGATCGCCTGCAAGCGGGACCCCCGGGACGTTTGGGCTTTTGTGGAACGCATCTGCGGCGTCTGCACGGGTACGCACGCCATCGCGGCCCTGGCTGCGGTGGAAGACGCGCTCCAATACCCGGTGCCCGTCCAGGCCCGCCTCATGCGAGACCTGGTCAGCGGAGCCCTGGGCATCCAGGACCACGTCATCCATTTTTACCAGCTCCAGGCCATGGACTGGGTGGACGTGATGTCCGCCCTGAAGGCGGACCCCGCGGAAACCGCCGCCATCGCCAAGTCCCTTTCCGACTGGCCCCTGTCCTCCGCCGCGTATTTCGCCGGAGTGCAGAAGAAGCTGAAGGACTCCATCGCCTACGGGCAATATTCCATCTTTACGAACGGCTACTGGGGCCATCCGGCCTACAAGCTGCCGCCGGAGGTGAATCTGCTGGGCGTGGCGCATTATCTCCAGGCCCTGGTCTGGCAACGGGACATGATCAAAATCCACACCATCCTGGGCGGCAAGAACCCGCACCCGAACTTCCTGGTCGGCGGCATGGCCTGCGCCATCAACATGAACAATGACCAGGCCATCAACCAGTTTTCCCTGAGCTACCTGAAGCAGCTGGTGCAAACCTGCCACGATTTCATTCACAAAGTATATTATCCGGACATTGTAGCCATCGCCGGATTTTATAAGGACTACGCCCACATTGGCGCGTCCAACCCCAACTTTTTCTGCACTGGGGCTCCGTCTGAAATCAACACGGGCGCCCCCGCCGGCAAAGGCATGATCAAGCCCGGCGTGCTTCTGAATGGGGATTACAGGAACGTGCTTCCCTTTGACCAGGACAAGATCAGGGAATTCGTCACCAGCTCCTGGTACAGGTATACGGAAGGCAGGGACGCGGGCCTGGCTCCGTATGACGGGGAGACGAATGCGGACTACAACGGCCCCAGGCCGCCCTACAAGTGGCTTTCCGACCACCCGCAGTACACCTGGGTGAAAGCCCCGCGCTATGACGGCCACGCGATGGCCGTGGGTCCGAACGCCCGCATGATGATTGGCTACGCCCAGGGGGTTCCCGCCATCGTGGAACGGGTGGATGCCGCCTGCGACAAGCTGGGCCTGCCGCGCGACAACGCCTTCATGAACTCCACGCTGGGCCGCGTATACGGCCGTGCGCTGGACGCCCTGATCAACGTGGACATGATGGTGGACCAGCTCCAGGAAATGACGGACCGCATCAGGAACGGGGAAACCTCCACCTTCAACCCGGAAAAATGGGAACCGGAAACCTGGCCCTCCTCCTGCAAGGGCGTGGGCTGGGTGGAAGCGCCCCGCGGCAGCCTGAGCCACTGGGTGCGGATTGAAAACGGCCAGACGGTGAATTACCAGGCCGTAGTCCCCAGTACATGGAACAGTTCCGGACGGGACGCGGCGGGGCAGATGGGGCCATATGAATATTCCCTGGCCCATACCGGGAAACACCCGCTGGTGGACCCCTCCCGCCCGGTGGAGCCCCTGCGCACCATTCACAGCTATGACCCGTGCCAATCCTGCGCCGTCCATTTGTTTGACGAAGAAGGGGAGGCCATTCTGACCAGACAGGACCCGTGA
- a CDS encoding cytochrome b/b6 domain-containing protein — MKTTLIDNDLTLAVEDAIPASPVYAPEEILALAVCASPNGSRDAGDLALLHAARERGITLPYAQRENSWEAPSRERPYSTAVLKAADKADASPFMVARGNLKALEKLCEVSSLEKERMNKAFEEHSPSGFEPVAVAVHRSGAPWRLLGVVPMHAMRDVRRLSMAKANFRYFHVWDWPLRVLHWTWVLCIIGLSATGICIAEGWFLKMGDLHGAFQFGTLRFVHYALGWILVVVMMLRFSCFFMASNKYQSFRALFPVSRQEWKDLYATAVDYLFARSYDGPRYIGHNPLQQWTYTGVYVLFTTMVVTGLALYALYEPRHWFYRWFMPLNDLIGIPYVRLVHLIGMWCFIIFAMIHVYLSILSGNVDRDGTISSMFSGGRWLRKGVKFRDE; from the coding sequence GTGAAAACGACTCTTATCGATAACGACCTCACCCTGGCGGTGGAGGATGCCATTCCGGCCAGTCCGGTGTACGCTCCGGAAGAAATCCTGGCTCTGGCCGTGTGCGCCTCCCCCAACGGCAGCAGGGACGCGGGAGACCTGGCCCTGCTCCATGCCGCGCGGGAACGCGGCATAACCCTCCCTTACGCCCAGCGGGAAAACTCCTGGGAGGCTCCCTCCCGGGAAAGGCCGTACAGCACGGCTGTTCTGAAAGCCGCAGACAAGGCGGACGCCTCCCCTTTCATGGTAGCCCGCGGCAATCTGAAGGCGCTGGAAAAACTGTGCGAAGTCAGCTCCCTGGAAAAGGAGCGCATGAACAAGGCCTTTGAAGAGCATTCCCCCTCCGGCTTTGAACCCGTGGCCGTGGCCGTCCACCGGTCCGGCGCGCCGTGGCGCCTGTTGGGCGTCGTGCCCATGCACGCCATGAGGGATGTGCGCCGCCTCTCCATGGCCAAGGCCAATTTCCGCTATTTCCACGTCTGGGACTGGCCTCTGCGCGTGCTGCACTGGACGTGGGTGCTCTGCATCATCGGCCTGTCCGCCACAGGCATCTGCATCGCGGAAGGGTGGTTCCTGAAAATGGGGGATCTGCACGGGGCTTTCCAATTCGGAACGCTCCGCTTCGTGCATTACGCGCTGGGGTGGATTCTGGTGGTGGTGATGATGCTGCGTTTTTCCTGCTTTTTCATGGCCTCCAACAAATACCAGAGTTTCCGGGCCCTGTTCCCCGTTTCCAGACAGGAGTGGAAGGATTTGTACGCCACAGCGGTGGACTACCTGTTCGCCCGCAGTTATGACGGCCCCCGCTACATCGGCCACAATCCCCTGCAGCAGTGGACATACACGGGCGTGTACGTCCTGTTCACCACCATGGTGGTGACCGGGCTGGCCCTGTATGCCCTGTATGAGCCGCGCCACTGGTTCTACCGCTGGTTCATGCCGCTGAACGACCTGATAGGCATTCCGTACGTGCGCCTGGTGCATTTGATCGGCATGTGGTGCTTCATCATCTTCGCCATGATCCACGTGTACCTTTCCATCCTTTCCGGGAACGTGGACCGGGACGGCACCATCTCCTCCATGTTCAGCGGCGGACGATGGCTGCGCAAGGGCGTCAAATTCCGGGATGAATAA
- a CDS encoding HyaD/HybD family hydrogenase maturation endopeptidase → MKLEPYTEELRGCPVKGNAYPVLVLGIGNPLMGDDGAGVELAHRLQERDYGPLVHVEEGGTQGMTLLPLLEDADTLILLDAVRTGALPGTVVTRSREELPRHFSRVMSPHQIGMKEVLGAAQLCGTLPRAITLVGVEALHTDFCRPMSAEVQEALPKALDTAEALIARALAEHQARKNAHA, encoded by the coding sequence ATGAAATTGGAGCCATACACGGAAGAACTGCGGGGCTGCCCCGTGAAGGGAAATGCCTATCCCGTGCTCGTGCTGGGCATCGGAAACCCGCTCATGGGGGACGACGGCGCAGGCGTGGAGCTGGCCCACCGCCTCCAGGAACGGGACTACGGCCCGCTGGTCCACGTGGAGGAAGGGGGAACGCAGGGCATGACCCTGCTTCCCCTGCTGGAAGATGCGGACACGCTCATCCTGCTGGACGCCGTCAGGACGGGGGCCCTGCCGGGAACCGTCGTCACGCGCAGCCGGGAAGAACTGCCGCGCCACTTTTCCCGCGTTATGTCTCCCCACCAGATAGGCATGAAGGAAGTGCTGGGGGCGGCCCAGCTGTGCGGCACCCTGCCGCGCGCCATCACGCTGGTGGGAGTGGAGGCCCTGCATACGGATTTCTGCCGCCCCATGTCCGCGGAGGTGCAGGAAGCCTTGCCGAAGGCGCTGGACACGGCGGAGGCCCTCATCGCCCGCGCCCTGGCGGAACATCAGGCCCGGAAAAACGCCCATGCATGA
- a CDS encoding hydrogenase maturation nickel metallochaperone HypA, translating to MHEVGIMEGALDMARRLMEKRGGNRLRRVHMTIGSLSGVVPEALQSAFLALKDSYAAQDAALDVAWVEAVCRCDACRADFSFTEHGYICPGCGEPALAILRGRELELTRVEWE from the coding sequence ATGCATGAAGTAGGCATCATGGAAGGCGCGCTGGACATGGCCCGGCGACTTATGGAAAAACGCGGAGGAAACAGGCTGAGGCGCGTGCACATGACCATCGGCAGCCTGAGCGGCGTGGTGCCGGAAGCCCTTCAATCCGCCTTCCTGGCCCTGAAAGACTCGTATGCGGCGCAGGATGCAGCCCTGGACGTCGCCTGGGTGGAGGCCGTGTGCCGCTGTGATGCATGCCGGGCGGATTTTTCCTTTACGGAACACGGCTACATCTGCCCCGGCTGCGGAGAACCGGCCCTGGCCATCCTGCGCGGGCGGGAACTGGAGCTGACCCGTGTGGAGTGGGAATGA
- a CDS encoding DUF4870 domain-containing protein, protein MDEEQQIIQEPVQEPAPEKQSDKTQAILTAVSPLVAVFFGGSAGVNIIPPLICWLVWKDANPLVDKVGKNILNAQISWAIYTVAACLSCLILIGFVLAPVVVIAWIVFSIIAAVKAANGNYDYVAPFTIKFLK, encoded by the coding sequence ATGGACGAAGAACAACAAATCATCCAGGAACCGGTTCAGGAGCCCGCCCCTGAGAAACAATCGGATAAAACGCAGGCTATCCTGACGGCGGTTTCTCCGCTGGTGGCCGTCTTTTTCGGAGGCTCCGCCGGCGTGAACATTATTCCGCCCCTGATCTGCTGGCTGGTCTGGAAGGATGCCAACCCTCTGGTGGACAAAGTAGGAAAGAATATTCTGAATGCCCAGATTTCCTGGGCGATTTATACGGTTGCGGCCTGTCTTTCATGTTTGATCCTGATCGGGTTCGTGCTCGCCCCTGTGGTGGTTATCGCCTGGATCGTTTTCTCCATTATCGCTGCCGTCAAGGCGGCGAACGGGAATTACGATTATGTGGCTCCCTTCACGATTAAATTCCTGAAATAA
- a CDS encoding beta-hexosaminidase: MKKNLFLMIAVLAASPVMGQDAKQIADSLSIPPVKAGAKQLPMPSVSGAQIKLLGADYEQLVNSKGKIAPVISDTPVNVSFKVTKDGKEAVSKDYEIMLQAPQAAQGNPKPRIIPEILQWKGGQGEYKLGNTVTIACPDKELGKLFAADMEDVLGKKVKLVAPGAKADISLSLLKGGNLGREGYRLQIARDGVRLGAAAPTGLFWGTRTLLQMLRQTPGSVPCGTAVDFPRYQLRGFMLDVARTPYPLSYLKDVIRTMAWYKMNDLHLVINNNYIFHEHYVDNGHDPFKESYAAFRLESKMKGKDGTPLTARDLFYTKKEFADLVSYARKYGVNIVPEFDTPGHALSFTRLRPDLIYKGPMNHEKRRCEMLDAANPETIDLVSKVFDEYMLKDPKLGRPVFADCGVVHVGADEFYGDKEDYRHFANAVLTHALKRGYTPRIWGSLSAKPGKTPVVSKGVQMNLWSTGWMKAWEAVNQGYDVINTNDGALYIVPFAGYYRMDRNHKGLYNNWIPNRIGNETLPSGHPQLLGGTFAVWNDETDIMHTGYAPYDIWGIISGSMDVLSQKLWGTAKAPDTFEQHRELVSSIGNAPRTNPLHKWKDSQPLTVKPSSLPQKLDKPALGPNYRLTMELELTAAPEGKEQVLLAAPEGELLAVMKDGTVGFRRDDSLEFSFGAKLPVGKKVKVEIVGEPEKTSLLLDGEPAGTAVLKNFSDKSKDFSDKFKHRPKVHRSTFILPLKELGSSFQGKVFHMNVQPL; encoded by the coding sequence ATGAAGAAAAACCTATTCCTGATGATCGCCGTTCTTGCCGCGTCTCCCGTGATGGGGCAGGACGCCAAGCAGATTGCGGATTCCCTTTCCATCCCTCCGGTGAAAGCCGGAGCGAAGCAACTGCCCATGCCGAGCGTTTCCGGAGCCCAGATTAAATTGCTGGGGGCCGACTATGAGCAGCTCGTCAACAGCAAAGGCAAGATAGCCCCTGTTATTTCAGATACCCCCGTCAACGTCAGCTTCAAGGTGACCAAGGACGGCAAGGAAGCCGTCAGCAAAGATTATGAAATCATGCTGCAGGCTCCTCAGGCCGCCCAGGGCAACCCCAAGCCGCGGATTATCCCGGAAATCCTGCAATGGAAGGGGGGACAGGGAGAATATAAGCTGGGGAATACGGTCACCATAGCATGCCCGGACAAGGAGCTGGGCAAATTGTTTGCGGCGGATATGGAAGACGTGCTGGGGAAGAAGGTCAAGCTTGTCGCCCCCGGGGCGAAGGCGGATATTTCCCTTTCCCTGTTGAAGGGCGGCAATCTGGGCAGGGAAGGATACCGGCTCCAGATTGCCAGGGACGGCGTCCGCCTTGGCGCGGCGGCTCCCACCGGCCTGTTCTGGGGCACGCGCACCCTGCTGCAGATGCTCCGCCAGACGCCCGGCAGCGTGCCCTGCGGCACGGCCGTGGATTTTCCGCGCTACCAGCTCCGCGGGTTCATGCTTGATGTCGCGCGCACGCCTTACCCCCTCAGTTACCTGAAGGACGTGATCCGCACCATGGCCTGGTACAAGATGAATGACCTGCACCTGGTCATCAACAACAACTATATTTTCCACGAACACTATGTGGACAACGGCCATGATCCGTTCAAGGAAAGCTATGCGGCTTTCCGCCTGGAATCCAAAATGAAGGGAAAGGACGGAACGCCCCTGACAGCCAGGGATCTTTTTTATACCAAGAAGGAATTTGCCGACCTGGTCAGCTATGCCAGAAAGTACGGCGTCAATATTGTTCCGGAGTTCGACACGCCGGGGCATGCCCTTTCCTTTACGCGCCTGCGGCCTGATCTCATTTATAAAGGGCCCATGAATCATGAGAAGCGCCGCTGCGAGATGCTGGACGCCGCCAACCCGGAAACGATCGACCTGGTGAGCAAGGTTTTTGACGAATACATGCTGAAGGATCCCAAACTGGGTCGTCCCGTGTTCGCGGACTGCGGCGTGGTGCATGTGGGGGCGGATGAATTTTATGGGGACAAGGAAGATTACCGCCACTTTGCAAACGCCGTGCTCACCCATGCCCTCAAGCGCGGTTATACGCCCCGCATCTGGGGAAGCCTCAGCGCCAAGCCGGGCAAGACCCCGGTGGTCAGCAAAGGGGTCCAGATGAACCTTTGGAGCACCGGCTGGATGAAAGCATGGGAAGCCGTCAACCAGGGCTATGATGTGATCAATACGAACGATGGAGCCCTTTATATCGTTCCCTTTGCCGGCTACTACCGGATGGACAGAAACCATAAGGGGCTGTACAATAACTGGATTCCCAACCGCATCGGCAATGAAACGCTGCCTTCCGGGCATCCCCAGCTCCTCGGAGGCACCTTCGCCGTCTGGAATGATGAAACGGACATTATGCATACGGGGTACGCGCCTTATGACATTTGGGGGATCATTTCCGGTTCCATGGACGTGCTCAGCCAGAAACTGTGGGGAACCGCCAAAGCTCCGGATACGTTTGAACAGCATCGCGAGCTGGTTTCCTCCATCGGCAACGCTCCGCGCACCAATCCCCTGCACAAATGGAAAGACAGCCAGCCCTTGACGGTGAAGCCTTCCTCCCTCCCCCAGAAGCTGGACAAACCTGCCCTGGGGCCGAATTACCGCCTGACCATGGAACTGGAATTGACTGCCGCTCCGGAAGGGAAGGAGCAGGTGCTGCTTGCTGCGCCTGAGGGCGAATTGCTTGCGGTCATGAAGGACGGCACCGTCGGATTCCGCCGTGACGATTCTCTGGAATTTTCCTTCGGCGCCAAGCTTCCCGTAGGCAAGAAGGTCAAGGTGGAAATTGTGGGAGAACCGGAGAAAACCAGCCTGTTGCTTGACGGGGAACCTGCCGGAACTGCCGTGCTGAAGAATTTTTCCGACAAGTCCAAGGATTTTTCGGACAAATTCAAGCATCGTCCCAAAGTTCACCGTTCCACGTTCATTCTGCCTCTGAAGGAACTTGGCTCCTCCTTCCAGGGGAAGGTGTTCCATATGAACGTACAGCCGTTGTAA
- a CDS encoding NAD(P)H-dependent oxidoreductase — translation MMISPEQYIDGLEWRYACKKFDPEARLEQPTWHALAESLRLSPSSLGLQLWKFVVVTNRELKARLREVSWNQSQVEDCSHYVVLCSRRDATRRDVDRYLAQIEFTRRPSAEKLASSADFYTSYVEALAPEKMHAWLDCQVYIAVGFLLSAAAALRVDSCTIGGMDRAKYDEILGLDGTPYRSVVGVALGYRAKDDAYAREAKVRFPAGEVIDIRA, via the coding sequence ATGATGATCTCCCCGGAACAGTATATTGACGGTCTGGAATGGCGTTACGCCTGCAAAAAATTTGATCCTGAAGCCCGTCTTGAACAGCCCACCTGGCATGCGCTGGCGGAAAGCCTGCGTCTCAGTCCCTCCTCCCTGGGGCTTCAGCTCTGGAAGTTTGTCGTCGTGACCAACAGGGAACTGAAGGCTCGCCTGCGGGAGGTTTCCTGGAACCAGTCCCAGGTGGAGGACTGTTCCCATTACGTGGTGCTGTGCTCCCGGCGCGACGCCACCAGGCGGGATGTGGACCGTTACCTGGCCCAGATTGAATTCACGCGCCGCCCCTCCGCTGAAAAACTGGCTTCCTCCGCCGATTTTTATACCAGCTACGTGGAGGCTCTGGCTCCGGAAAAGATGCATGCCTGGCTGGATTGCCAGGTGTACATTGCCGTGGGGTTCCTGCTCAGCGCCGCCGCCGCCCTGCGGGTGGATTCCTGCACGATCGGCGGCATGGACCGCGCCAAGTATGATGAAATCCTGGGCCTGGACGGTACGCCGTACCGCTCTGTGGTGGGGGTGGCTCTGGGCTACCGCGCCAAGGATGACGCTTATGCCCGCGAGGCCAAGGTGCGCTTTCCCGCCGGAGAGGTGATTGATATCCGCGCCTGA